Within Numida meleagris isolate 19003 breed g44 Domestic line unplaced genomic scaffold, NumMel1.0 unplaced_Scaffold458, whole genome shotgun sequence, the genomic segment NNNNNNNNNNNNNNNNNNNNNNNNNNNNNNNNNNNNNNNNNNNNNNNNNNNNNNNNNNNNNNNNNNNNNNNNNNNNNNNNNNNNNNNNNNNNNNNNNNNNNNNNNNNNNNNNNNNNNNNNNNNNNNNNNNNNNNNNNNNNNNNNNNNNNNNNNNNNNNNNNNNNNNNNNNNNNNNNNNNNNNNNNNNNNNNNNNNNNNNNNNNNNNNNNNNNNNNNNNNNNNNNNNNNNNNNNNNNNNNNNNNNNNNNNNNNNNNNNNNNNNNNNNNNNNNNNNNNNNNNNNNNNNNNNNNNNNNNNNNNNNNNNNNNNNNNNNNNNNNNNNNNNNNNNNNNNNNNNNNNNNNNNNNNNNNNNNNNNNNNNNNNNNNNNNNNNNNNNNNNNNNNNNNNNNNNNNNNNNNNNNNNNNNNNNNNNNNNNNNNNNNNNNNNNNNNNNNNNNNNNNNNNNNNNNNNNNNNNNNNNNNNNNNNNNNNNNNNNNNNNNNNNNNNNNNNNNNNNNNNNNNNNNNNNNNNNNNNNNNNNNNNNNNNNNNNNNNNNNNNNNNNNNNNNNNNNNNNNNNNNNNNNNNNNNNNNNNNNNNNNNNNNNNNNNNNNNNNNNNNNNNNNNNNNNNNNNNNNNNNNNNNNNNNNNNNNNNNNNNNNNNNNNNNNNNNNNNNNNNNNNNNNNNNNNNNNNNNNNNNNNNNNNNNNNNNNNNNNNNNNNNNNNNNNNNNNNNNNNNNNNNNNNNNNNNNNNNNNNNNNNNNNNNNNNNNNNNNNNNNNNNNNNNNNNNNNNNNNNNNNNNNNNNNNNNNNNNNNNNNNNNNNNNNNNNNNNNNNNNNNNNNNNNNNNNNNNNNNNNNNNNNNNNNNNNNNNNNNNNNNNNNNNNNNNNNNNNNNNNNNNNNNNNNNNNNNNNNNNNNNNNNNNNNNNNNNNNNNNNNNNNNNNNNNNNNNNNNNNNNNNNNNNNNNNNNNNNNNNNNNNNNNNNNNNNNNNNNNNNNNNNNNNNNNNNNNNNNNNNNNNNNNNNNNNNNNNNNNNNNNNNNNNNNNNNNNNNNNNNNNNNNNNNNNNNNNNNNNNNNNNNNNNNNNNNNNNNNNNNNNNNNNNNNNNNNNNNNNNNNNNNNNNNNNNNNNNNNNNNNNNNNNNNNNNNNNNNNNNNNNNNNNNNNNNNNNNNNNNNNNNNNNNNNNNNNNNNNNNNNNNNNNNNNNNNNNNNNNNNNNNNNNNNNNNNNNNNNNNNNNNNNNNNNNNNNNNNNNNNNNNNNNNNNNNNNNNNNNNNNNNNNNNNNNNNNNNNNNNNNNNNNNNNNNNNNNNNNNNNNNNNNNNNNNNNNNNNNNNNNNNNNNNNNNNNNNNNNNNNNNNNNNNNNNNNNNNNNNNNNNNNNNNNNNNNNNNNNNNNNNNNNNNNNNNNNNNNNNNNNNNNNNNNNNNNNNNNNNNNNNNNNNNNNNNNNNNNNNNNNNNNNNNNNNNNNNNNNNNNNNNNNNNNNNNNNNNNNNNNNNNNNNNNNNNNNNNNNNNNNNNNNNNNNNNNNNNNNNNNNNNNNNNNNNNNNNNNNNNNNNNNNNNNNNNNNNNNNNNNNNNNNNNNNNNNNNNNNNNNNNNNNNNNNNNNNNNNNNNNNNNNNNNNNNNNNNNNNNNNNNNNNNNNNNNNNNNNNNNNNNNNNNNNNNNNNNNNNNNNNNNNNNNNNNNNNNNNNNNNNNNNNNNNNNNNNNNNNNNNNNNNNNNNNNNNNNNNNNNNNNNNNNNNNNNNNNNNNNNNNNNNNNNNNNNNNNNNNNNNNNNNNNNNNNNNNNNNNNNNNNNNNNNNNNNNNNNNNNNNNNNNNNNNNNNNNNNNNNNNNNNNNNNNNNNNNNNNNNNNNNNNNNNNNNNNNNNNNNNNNNNNNNNNCCCAGTgccctcacctgtcaccaccagctccacGGGGTCACTCTCGTCTGATGTCCACAGTGGCTCTGACACCTGGTAGCGACACTGATATGTCCCCGCATCTTCCAGGTTTGTGACAACCAAGGAGAACTCAACTGAATCGTGCTCCTCATCTTTTTCCTTGTCAGATCTCAAAGTTCCATTAAACCAGAGCTGGACCCAGGCAGCCGTCTTGGGCAGGTGGCAGCGCAGGGtgacagtgtcccccagggacaccccctggctggggtgcagtGACAGGGAGGGTTGGGGCACTAGGACAGGGGACACCAgtcagccttgtccctgcacaccctcctcGACCCCTCGGATGGCCCCCTCCCCatgctcccctccctctgtccccattctccccccctccccacactcacggtgctgtgccctgcttgctgccaccagacaccaacctgcaagaGACACAGTCCTGGTcccacacaggaccaccaaCCCTCGTGGCACCACAtccccattgtcactcacccaggatgagggccaGTGCCATTGTTGCCATGAGGCAGGATCAGCTTGGGGACAGTGAGACTGCAGAGGGGTCAGGgagtggctggagagctgctgccagttCCCCCTTGGGGATAGGATGCAGTGATGTCACGTCCTGATGTGGCAATTGTGGTGCCCGTAGTGGTGGTGGCAGTGTGGGGAACCCAGTGGTGTGGCACAAGTGCAGTGCTGCATATGACCCCTGTTGGGGTGCCCCATACTGGCTGTCACCTCCCAGCTCTCACACACTTTCCCCAAAGGGCTGCTAGTGCATGGCCTTGCACGCTGTCCCCCATGGGATGCCCGGTGCAGGACATGTGGCTCCCATGGGGTGTCCCACGTGGCTGAGCCACCGCTCACACATCCCCCTGAGCCCAGGGAACACCCAAACCTTTCAAAGAGCTTCTCGACCCCAGGGGCTCTCTCTGAGCAGGGAATCCCATTGACATCCCTTGCGTGGACTCCTAGTCTCCAATCCTAAGAGTGACCACATCTCCCCATGTGACAGTTAgattctgcttttgcagcagaaaCTTCCAAGACCAAGGCACAGGTTCTTCCTCCACTTACAGCTTTCTGACAAGACGGCTGTACAGGTTGTTTGTCACCAGAAAGTTGCTGAGCACCAGAATAGAGCAGAGATCAGGACATGCTGACCAGCGAGAGATATTAAGCCAGAGGGCTTGTGCAATACACACCATGATCAAACACGAACATTGTGATCTCTTGCAAGGGAATACCCAACAGGAAGACATCTCAATCCATGGAAATGTATAATTAAATTGATGCTTGCTCACACAGCATCATAGGTGTCCTAAATCAGGAATGGAGGCTTAGCGACCTTTAGATATTTTCTGATGTGGGTTTCTTCTTCAACATGGCTTTTCTTGGtatgaagggaaggaaaaatacagagcaggGTAAGGAAAGCCTCGCATAGGATGAAACAGATGCAACAGCTTGCAGAAATATTGCCCTGCTGT encodes:
- the LOC110391687 gene encoding platelet glycoprotein VI-like; protein product: MALALILGWCLVAASRAQHLPQPSLSLHPSQGVSLGDTVTLRCHLPKTAAWVQLWFNGTLRSDKEKDEEHDSVEFSLVVTNLEDAGTYQCRYQVSEPLWTSDESDPVELVVTGEG